In Nicotiana tabacum cultivar K326 chromosome 11, ASM71507v2, whole genome shotgun sequence, a single window of DNA contains:
- the LOC107762611 gene encoding cytochrome P450 94C1-like: MSHLGIKVFFPLTMESQVHSLLQFLQVSIGYFLFSFAIAFSIFSILLFFLRHKFWCTCDICHCYITSSWRKEFTNLVDWYAHLLRNSLSQTIHIHVLGNIITANPRNVEYMLKTKFLNYPKGKPFSIILGDLLGDGIFNVDGDLWTFQRKMASLELGSMSIRSYAFNNVKNEIKFRLLPLLSSIAQEDFRGTSLDLQDVFRRFSFDNICKFSFGLDPGCLELSLPLSHFALSFDLATKLSAERAMAASPLIWKIKRLLDIGTERKLRKAIENIDVLAREVIRQKRKLGYSNHQDLLSRFMGIIDNEKYLRDIVISFILAGRDTVASALTSIFWLLTSHPDVELRIREELSRVMRQDQDFLMFEQINQMHYLNAVIHESMRLYPPVQFDSKFACENDSLPDGTFVAKNARVTYHVYAMGRMENLWGQDYMDFKPERWLKNGTFLRESPFKYPVFQGGVRVCLGKEMALMEMKCVVASMLQHFDVRAVAAGGDLRFDPGLTATMRGGLPVVVRWRRGLLNFSS; encoded by the coding sequence atgTCCCATCTAGGAATTAAAGTTTTCTTTCCTCTAACAATGGAGTCACAAGTACACTCTCTATTGCAATTTTTGCAAGTTTCTATAGGCTACTTTCTCTTCTCTTTTGCCATTGCCTTctctattttctctattttgctTTTCTTCTTAAGACACAAGTTTTGGTGTACTTGTGACATTTGCCATTGTTACATAACATCTAGTTGGAGAAAAGAGTTCACTAATCTTGTTGATTGGTATGCTCATCTTCTCCGAAATTCGCTATCTCAAACTATTCATATCCATGTTTTAGGTAATATAATCACAGCCAATCCAAGAAATGTTGAGTACATGCTTAAAACTAAGTTCTTGAATTACCCTAAAGGCAAGCCATTTTCAATTATTCTTGGTGATCTTTTAGGGGATGGAATTTTCAATGTAGATGGAGATTTATGGACATTTCAAAGGAAAATGGCTAGTCTTGAACTTGGTAGTATGTCCATTAGGTCTTATGCATTTAACAATGTGAAAAATGAGATCAAATTCCGGCTTTTACCACTTTTATCCTCTATAGCTCAAGAAGATTTTAGAGGGACAAGTTTGGATTTACAAGATGTTTTTAGAAGATTTTCTTTTGATAATATATGTAAATTTTCTTTTGGTTTAGACCCTGGTTGTCTTGAATTATCCCTTCCCCTTTCACATTTTGCTTTATCTTTTGACTTAGCAACAAAATTGTCAGCAGAGAGGGCAATGGCAGCATCACCATTGATTTGGAAGATCAAAAGGCTTTTGGACATTGGAACAGAGAGAAAATTAAGAAAAGCCATTGAAAATATTGATGTTCTTGCAAGGGAAGTCATAAGGCAAAAAAGAAAATTGGGCTATTCTAATCATCAAGATCTTTTATCAAGATTCATGGGTATTATTGACAATGAAAAATATTTAAGAGACATTGTGATAAGTTTTATTTTGGCGGGGCGTGACACAGTGGCGTCTGCTCTAACAAGCATATTCTGGCTGTTAACGAGTCACCCTGATGTTGAATTACGAATCCGGGAAGAATTGAGTCGAGTTATGCGACAAGATCAAGATTTCTTGATGTTTGAGCAAATAAATCAAATGCATTATTTAAATGCAGTGATTCATGAGAGCATGAGGCTATATCCACCAGTGCAATTTGATTCAAAATTTGCTTGTGAAAATGATTCATTACCAGATGGCACATTTGTGGCTAAAAATGCAAGGGTAACATACCATGTGTATGCAATGGGAAGGATGGAAAATTTATGGGGCCAAGATTATATGGATTTCAAGCCAGAACGTTGGCTAAAAAATGGTACATTTTTGCGAGAAAGTCCTTTTAAATACCCTGTTTTTCAAGGTGGAGTTAGGGTGTGTTTAGGCAAGGAAATGGCACTAATGGAAATGAAGTGTGTAGTGGCTTCTATGTTACAACACTTCGATGTTCGGGCCGTGGCGGCCGGCGGTGATCTCCGGTTTGATCCGGGGCTGACGGCCACCATGAGAGGCGGGCTTCCGGTGGTGGTCAGGTGGAGGAGGGGCCTTTTGAATTTTTCTAGCTAG
- the LOC142165766 gene encoding serine/threonine-protein kinase-like protein CCR1, protein MDVLHVKEAKTLTLVPNAATIIHTNSREFEMELEILCSICHISIVNLLGYCAEMGEQILVYELMPHGTLYDHLHGGLSCLRWNLRLKIAMQAAKGLEYLHKEVSPPIVHRDVKSSNILLDADWGARIVDFGLLTPNKKDLNGDVTTDVYNFGIVLLEILSGRKAYDRDCTPSSIIIC, encoded by the coding sequence ATGGATGTCTTACACGTCAAGGAAGCGAAAACCCTAACCCTGGTCCCTAATGCTGCTACGATTATACACACCAACAGCCGAGAATTTGAGATGGAGCTAGAGATCCTCTGCAGTATTTGCCACATCAGTATAGTTAATTTGTTAGGTTATTGTGCAGAAATGGGGGAGCAGATTCTTGTTTACGAACTCATGCCTCACGGAACGCTTTACGACCATCTCCACGGCGGTCTTTCTTGTCTGAGATGGAACCTTAGGCTGAAGATTGCGATGCAGGCTGCAAAGGGGCTCGAGTACCTTCACAAGGAAGTTTCTCCTCCTATTGTGCACCGTGATGTGAAGAGTTCGAACATTTTGTTGGACGCTGATTGGGGAGCTCGTATTGTAGATTTTGGATTGCTTACACCTAATAAGAAGGATCTTAACGGAGATGTGACAACTGATGTCTATAACTTTGGGATCGTGCTGTTAGAGATTCTTAGTGGAAGAAAAGCTTATGACCGGGATTGCACACCTTCAAGTATTATTATCTGTTAA